ACAAAGTAAATATCTTTTGATTACTTACAACTTTGGCATGGAGTGAATTTAGAAGTTGCctttatatatgaaaattttgcCTATCATGTCATTGTATCAACAAATCATCCACCATAGTTAGACTAATTTAGGATATAAAGAACCTATTACTTTTAACAAATTATATGTATCATTATTCTGGAATGCAAATCAATTTTGTGATCGGATCATGTTGCATGTCTAGTTCATAGCACACAAGAATAAATGCATTTAAGCAATTGGATGAggtcaataaaaaaaaaaggtgctATGTAGTTTTGTGTGTTCAAAGGGTCGTAAGAAAGCAAATGTTTGCACATGGGTCCGACACCTGCTTAGTAGGGCAAAGATGAGTTCATACAAGACAACGCACCGATGTCTCCTCACACTTAATAATCTTCTAGTTTTAAGTCCTACAAACTATATAACTAACATCTTGACAACCTATTTTGTTAGGAAACTTGAGCACAAAATTTATACCCAACAAAGAGGGAGAGTTGTACACGTACGTTATCTCAATCTTATTGGTAGATATGCTATATTTGAGTCATATAGGCTGCGATATCCAATCCAACTCTTGTCAAAGGTTCAAGAAACATGTGCCTTCAAGTTTACTTTAACGACAATGTCATAACCAAATAAATGGAAGAGTTTTGGACAATTCGTTTGTGTATGAAccccgaaaaaaaaaacataaactacCAAAAGGTTTTAACTTGAAATCAttagaaattattttttttctttttaacaaacaaacttgaaATCAATTCTTTGTAGATTGAGAATTGATGAGATAATGGTGGGCCAGAACATTGTAGAAGTCTTGGTGGGCCAACGTCAACGCAAATGAACTAACATCTTATTTTGACAATTTGGACTATGGCCGAAGGGTTGGCTCCACAGCCTCTACTATATTATTAATTGGACATGCCCGATATTTTCTAAATGTTGAATGGTATTTCTGTAAATTCAGTTTACATTTCATCAAACCTCTCCCGACTCTCCCTGTCCACTCTAACTCCATTTCTCGGTCCAGAAGCAGAGAGCGACTGAACCAAAGCATCGTCCGTAGAGTTTACAGTTcttaatttatcaaaaaatgGACTGGGGTTCGAATGGTGAAGAACCCACTTCCTGGGAAGAGCTTTACAGTATTAATTTGATACCATCAGAGTTGTTTCTCAAGTTCCGGAAAGAAGTGCAAGGTTTAAGGGTCGGCCTCAATTTGGAGgtatatgcatatattatattttcttcacGGTTTTTAACGGTTATATTATGTGCCCAGTTCAAATGGTTTGAAATTTTCGATAAGCCAATGCTCAATTCTCTGTTTGCTATGTTTAATGAGTATTTACTTTGATGGGTTACTCTCCATGCTGGCCACCAGATGTCCTGTTTTTGTGAAGACTGGTGTTTGAATAAAGTTTGGTTTGGagaaagttttattttttatgatgtGTATGTTTTGAATTTGCAAACTTTAAACAACCCATGAGAATGATGCTATTCAACAGGGGAGCAGACACAGGGTTAAGTGGAAGACAATTGTGGTGGTGTAGGATAGTAAAACTGTGTAAACACATGCTACCTTTCTGGTGCCTTATATACAATTCTGGTGTTTGATGCATATGTTGGGATACGCATCCCGGGTTAATCATATATGTTTAAAGGAGGGTGCTTTACACATTTTGAAGTGTCATGatatgacaaaagaaaaatattatatctAGATGGTATGATTGTGTCTTTTTGTTGCTTGTGGATTGGTTTTTGTGTCCTAGTTTGTAggttcttcttttcttttcttctctttttctcctgATGTTTAAATACTGGATTTCTATGTGCTTCATAACGAGTAACTGCAACGTACTTTATAAAATCTTAAAACTTTCATTTACCAATAAAAATGTCCTGCAGTTATTGtgtatacatttttttttataaatataagcTGCTATGCATAGAATCTTAGCTAGAACTATTAACTCATATTGACTGCTTCTGAAAACTGATTCATTGAGGTCATTATTTTGGTTCAGTTCTATAATGCTCCATGCAATGAGTTTCAAGGAAAGCTTGTCTTGAAGCCCTTAGCTCCTGAACGGATGTGGAAGTTCATCTATGAGCCTATCCATCAGGATGTTCGTATTCTTTCAAAAAAGATTCCTCTAACTGGATATTTGAATCTCCAGGTTTGATGCTTTCAATCTGATCCTTTATTCAACGCCCCACCCAACTTTCCTACACCACCAAAGCATATTATGAATCCTTTGCACCATCTCAAGCACACTTGGCTTAGCATATACCAACCTTACTAGTATCATAATAATCACACTGCAAAATGTTGGAAAAAGCAGGTTGGAGTAGGCCATAATTTTCAAATGAATGCTACTGGATGGAAATGGAAACTTACTACATGTTTTGGTGGAGATGGTATATCTCGGATCCGGAATAAGACATCTCTTGGTGTGTGCCCTGGTGTGGATATGCGCTTTGGGTGGAGGGCTGATTATGTACTTCCAGAAGTTACTGGGCAAGTACCTTAGTCTTGTATGCATTTAAGAATGTAGAGATTTTGCGGCCTTACAATAGTCAAATTCAAAGTACTCACTACAAGAGAGAGTCAGTATATCAAATCAAAGAACTCACTACATTAATGTAGTGAGCTTTCAATATATCAGTAtttctattttccttttctgtgAAGGTTTTACTGTTTTTTATTAGTTAATATATAACTTCTTGCTTTTTAAACTACATGCAGTTTGGttcttctttctgttttaACTATTTCTTTGATTGATTAATTATGGTTCATGGTTGAAACCTTGAATTAATTAGGGCTCTGGGTACTGGTGAACCATGGTTCAACATGAACTCAGGAAAGTTGCAAGCATCATTAGATAGAGTTGAGACCATTCTAACCTATACTGACATCTACAATTTCTACAAGCCTAAAGACCAGGTATGACTTGTTGAGTTTAATCACTTAATAGAtgataattgaaaattttctgtATGTAGGAGATTTTCCCAATTTATTTCTTCTAGTGAGTCATGCATCCATAATATGTTGTATGAAACACTTATGAGAGGTTTATCAACTAAAACTCTTGATCCAATATCTGGATGAAAGCTGTAGCTTTCAAGTATTTTGGTCACTCGAACTTTTATTCTTCAACTCAAACATGAAAATTCACTTTTGAAAGTGTACTGATTTCCTAGCTCTTATTGTGattctgtttgtttttatttgattggTTGACACCCATGTACACCATGGACATCCTAGGCTGTGTAGAACATGCTAATACGAATGAATTCTCTTTGTTTTGCTATGCCTTTTTCAAATGAATTATTACTTGATTCCATGCGTGTTGAATTTGTGAACTTGCCTTTGTGTAGTTTAGATTTCAGAATCTCTAATGGTACATTTGCAATATACAACAGATGGGTATGGATAAGATGGGTTTGGTATTAATCTGTTACAAAGTAGCTCCACAGTTTGATTTTACAATGCATTTTTACtttgccaaaaaaatttcagcaGGATCAGCAGAGACCTGAAACTGATGTCACAGATGTAACTACTTATTCAAGCGGTTAGCCTTCCTCAATATGGAGGGACTTTCATGCAATGGGCTTGTTAATGTTTTATCACGCAATGCCATCAATAGGGGAGAGGGGATCGTATGTCAATGGATCAGGATGCTGCAGATTTACACAAGTACTTGTACATGCTGTTATTTCCTTGAGCTGAGTGTAGTTGCACACCAAATGATGGTTTATctacttttgttcttttgcttCATGTAAATGATATTTAACTTTCAATCTGTTATATGTTCACCTGGTCCTCTATCTTCTTCCTGGGTGCTACCAATGCCTTTACATAGTCCTTGACATGAATTGAAATTCTCTTCTTGGCCCTCATAGATGCCACCAGTCATGTATTTTGAAAAAGAGTGCTGTTGTAACCCTTCATCAAAGTATtcatttcactttgaaatattAGTGGCTGAGTTAATTGATatgattttttcaattaaaaaaaaaaaaggggtgatatttttttctttttgggttgagAGAAACTGGTGGGTGGGATTAGTATTTGTTTGGGTTCCGATTTGTTTTGATAGATCAATCAAACGGCTCAGGTGGATTAGTTTCTATTCATTACTGTAGGCCTTAGAATTTGAAACCCTGAGGAGGGAATATAACGTCAGTCGAGGACGACAATGGGCCATCATTCCAATCCAAACCTAGCCGTTGTAGACTCAACGGCCAAATGCCATTGTCACCTactataaaaattcaaaatcttctttcccacctccacctccaaaTCAAAACCCATTTGATTCTCTGAAGCAATTCAAACCTGAAACCCAGAAATGGCTGCCTCGAAATCCAATCTTAGGAGCTCTTGTTCCTTCCCAAATCTTCTCCTCTCATGTTTGAATTTCACTCTCTTCATACTCTCTGTCACTTCTCTAGTTCCTACTATCCTCCTCAGGATGCCCCCAACGTCAATGGGCATGGCATTCCTGATGATTTCTGGCATCTCAATTCTCTCCTCCTTTGTAGGCTTCTACTCTCAGCTCACCCACCTCTGCTTCATAACCCATGTTTCACTTCTCCTTGCCTCACTGATCGGACAATTGCTTGGCATATTGGCCTTGTTTACCAAAGAGCGTTCTACCATTTCAATGCTCAAGTCGCCCCGGGACCTGAAAGAGGCCAAGCTTTTGGTGAGGTTGGAATGTGGGGTTCTGATGGCAATGTTGATGATGCAGATGGTAGTACTGGTGTTGAGCTGTGTGGTGCAGAGCTGCTGGGTGAGAGAGTATGAGGGGTTGGAAGCTGAGAGAGAGGCCATGACGAAGAAGAGGAGCCGGCGAATCGCTAAAGTTCAAGAAGAATCCATTGAAAATGCTGCAAAGATAGCTGAGGTCAAGGCCAAGGATTTGGATGAGAAGATGATGAACAAGTATGGACAGTGGGTGAAGACTGGTGAGTTTGAAGGCTAGGGGCAGTTTCTTAGTTGGAGTGTGTGTTGTTtgtgttcttttcttttttgggggggTTGTTCACTGTGGTTGAGGCCATTGGGGGGCATGTAATGTAAAGCTTATGACTTGTGAGTgttatttttatgtattttgaaGTGTTCAACATTTGTTTACAgaggaaattttaaaagttttcatctccatctccatcaCTCAGAACTCCATGTGATTAAAGTCCACGTTTtccttagtttttttttttatttttaaatttaatttttttttttttttccgccAATCAACTTCTCTCCtaaatgagagaaaaaagtTTTCTGCAATTTGCCAtttaaaggagagaaaaagggtaaatgtgaaaagaaaaataaaaataagcaTTTTCAGTCAAGTAAAAATGACTCGGATTGAATTTTAAACCATGAAAAGAGAACTCTTCAATTTATGATTTTATGATTCGATTGAAAGTCAAGTATATAATTCATTTCCCATGAAGGAAAATGTAAAAAGAGAACTAGTATTCTTACTTTGGAGCAcaattcattttgttttctttcgaTGTCTAATTCAATCACCTACTAATACTAATCCATTTTTCTAGTTTTCGATGTAAAATATGTATTGACCGGATTTCAACTGTTTTTTCagtaaagaagaaaattctaaCGAGTCACTCTTTTATCGAATATAAGATCTTAAAAGGAATTTTCAAACACATGCAATCATTtaaaaattacacaaataGATAGAACCTTATAAAATTATTAGATCGCCTCATTACACTTCACACTAAGCTCACGTTTATACTGCACTCTTCTACAACTTTTTCTTTAACTCTTCACAAGATTGATTTCATGGAtatccaagaaaaaaaaaattagtaaagAAAAGATCTAGGTCTTATGACTTCTATAAATAAGGATTTTATAACATAAccccaacaaaaacaaaaggtaaaTAGCAAtgttacaaaagaaaaaggaaaaataaaaggacaAACCGCGcaaataaaggaaaaatataaacaaaccaaCTACCTGGAGCAACTACTTTTAATATGATCGAACGGCTCAAAATGACATTGGACGATCGGATGGACAGAGAGCCATTCTTctatggtttttattttgttaattataaaagaaaaatcgtATAGCGGGGTAGAGCGTCTTGTTATAAATTTGGGCTTCGCTGACCGCGCCTTCAAAAGAAAGCCATCGCCGACCCCTTTACGCCCACAAATCCAAACACGCCATTAACATTACCAGCGCCTCCATAGCCTCCGAGCTCTGCAACCCAAAAACTATCAAACCATAGAAGCCAACAAGAACCAATTCAAACTCATATTCACCGCCGGTGAGAGCTAAAACCCACGCCTTGCATATAGTTTCGGTTCAAGTTCATCGGCGAGCGTCGTCTTTTCATCAAAGAATTGGGTAAGCAATCTTTTCCttgtttaatttgaaatttcctGGTAAATTTAGTGTTTTAAAGGCACAAAGCCACAATCTTTGTTGATTTAGGTGCCAAGACTCTGGTGTTAACTCGACTGTGAAGAAATGGGTGAGATATAGCTCGGCCGAGTTGACTCAGTAGACAAAGGTGACTGTTGGCTTTTTTCTTTGCCCTGCAGAAATTCTAGAAATGAATgttcatttatattttcttacatTATGGATAATTGATTATTGGTGACGTGGTCATAATTATTGAGAGGTTAATattaatctttttctttatattccAAGAAAATATCCTGCATGTGCGGCTTACATGCGGCCATGTCTAACAAAAGTTTCTAAATTCTAATTAGTGCACCGCAAGTTGAGAAAAGTATAATAGGATAAGATTCGATCCATAAAGTCTTTGGTaaatcttaaattttttttagtgtaAAAGAGGT
Above is a genomic segment from Prunus dulcis chromosome 7, ALMONDv2, whole genome shotgun sequence containing:
- the LOC117634848 gene encoding uncharacterized protein LOC117634848 isoform X2, which gives rise to MDWGSNGEEPTSWEELYSINLIPSELFLKFRKEVQGLRVGLNLEFYNAPCNEFQGKLVLKPLAPERMWKFIYEPIHQDVRILSKKIPLTGYLNLQVGVGHNFQMNATGWKWKLTTCFGGDGISRIRNKTSLGVCPGVDMRFGWRADYVLPEVTGALGTGEPWFNMNSGKLQASLDRVETILTYTDIYNFYKPKDQDQQRPETDVTDVTTYSSG
- the LOC117634848 gene encoding uncharacterized protein LOC117634848 isoform X1, translating into MDWGSNGEEPTSWEELYSINLIPSELFLKFRKEVQGLRVGLNLEFYNAPCNEFQGKLVLKPLAPERMWKFIYEPIHQDVRILSKKIPLTGYLNLQVGVGHNFQMNATGWKWKLTTCFGGDGISRIRNKTSLGVCPGVDMRFGWRADYVLPEVTGALGTGEPWFNMNSGKLQASLDRVETILTYTDIYNFYKPKDQQDQQRPETDVTDVTTYSSG
- the LOC117634849 gene encoding uncharacterized protein LOC117634849; this translates as MAASKSNLRSSCSFPNLLLSCLNFTLFILSVTSLVPTILLRMPPTSMGMAFLMISGISILSSFVGFYSQLTHLCFITHVSLLLASLIGQLLGILALFTKERSTISMLKSPRDLKEAKLLVRLECGVLMAMLMMQMVVLVLSCVVQSCWVREYEGLEAEREAMTKKRSRRIAKVQEESIENAAKIAEVKAKDLDEKMMNKYGQWVKTGEFEG